The Planctomycetia bacterium genomic sequence ACAAGTTGTCCGTGCCACCCAGCGTCCTTAAGAGCTACTCTACCCGATGCTGTTCACAAAACCGCATTAGCTCGGCCCTTTTGGACTCCGGCAATACCGACAAGACTTGGTCGATCTGATTTGGCTCAAGGCTTTCTAGATAGTGACACAATCTGATTATTGTCCCGGGATTGCGAATTTCCACCTCTTCAGGCGTGCTAGTTGATAGAAGGTCGTCAACCACTACGGAAAGATCGCCGTGAATACTGGCCGTTCGCTTGCGGAAAAATCGCAGGCAGACTTCGGCCGCAATCCAGACCATCACAGAAAATATTATAACGACGATGTAAAACGTTGTGCGCATTGAGGACACCACCACCTCTACAGGGACGAGCTTCTAAGTCATGTCGCATTGCGCAAGAATGGGATCAAAATCGGTGACGTTTCAATTACCTGACACATTGACTCGCCTTTTATCGTACTCTGGAATAAACAAAAAGTTGTGCGCCGATGAGCGCCGTCAGAGTGCTCGCCACGACCATGAGCGCGCAGCAGTAGCGAAATAGTGGGCGGTTCATGACTCCTGTGAATCCGATTCCCAAGATCGTAAACGAAACGATCGCGCTTACTCCGATGATTGCAAAGCCGTCGTGGGCGAACCTGAGTCCGATCATGAAGAAAGACCAGACCGGCATGAGAAGCGAAAATGTCGGATCGTCGGTGAACAGAAGGCCGACCATAAATTGCGGAAGGCAGTAACAGGCCGACATCTCTGCAACGGCGCGAAGCAGCGGCTTGTCGGCCGTGGCCGGTTTACTTAGGCGGGCGCGCCAATCCAGCGGTATTTTAGCCACGGTGGGGCGGCTCCAAGCGTTCCTGCAGCGCTTCGATCACCAACCCCGCCGACCTTGCCGTCAGTCTGCCGTCGCTTTGGACGTCTAGCATTTCCCAGCGGATCAACTTGTCGACGGCGTCGGAGACGTCGAAGTCGACGTCGCGCTTGAGTTCCGCTTGCAGTAAGCGCTCGGCGCTCCGGTCGAGTTCGTCCATCGTCCAGCCGTCGTGCGGGGCTTGTCGCCAGAGGAGGAACCAGGCCGTGAGGGCTTCGCGATATTCTTGGTCTTCCGCTTCGTCGCAGAGCCGGAGGAACGCGCCCCAATCGCCGTCGAGCTTCTGGTAGTACAGGTTCTGCGTGAGGTTGAGTTGGTATTTCTCTTTGGTCCGTTTGTAGCCGAAGAACGAGCGCCAACCGTAGCCGATCGTGCCGATCAAGAGCATCAGATAAGCCAGCAGGCCGTAGATGCCGACCGCCGCGACCAAGAGCGCCCCTTTGATGATCTTCCACGCCGTGACGACGAGGCCCGAGATGAGCGGAAAGACGATTTTGCCTTGGTCGAGCATCGTCATCCGGACTTGCGTGCCGGGCAGCACCATGTCGACATCCCCTTCGGGAATGTTCTTGAACAGCTTGAGATAGATCCGATCTTGCACGTAGCCGGAGTCGTCGAGGTCGTGCGCGTGCGGTTGAAAAATGATCATCAACCGTTGGTAGAGCGGAATGCGGTAGTGATGCAGCTTGAACCAAGTGCGCCAACTCCGTCCGGTTCGGTGGTCGATCTTGTCGCCGCGAGCCCAAACTTCGAGATGCGCGAAGATGTCGAGATCGACCCGAAGGTTCAACCCCCAAGGGCTCACGGCTCCGACCGCGGCATCGACTTCGTTGCGCGGCAAAACGCGAAAGTTGGCCTTCTCGAGCAACACGCGGGCCGAAGTGAAGAGCTCGGCGCTGAGTGTTTTGGCGTCTTGCGGCGTGTAGCGCGAGAGGGAATGGACATCGACGTCGGGATCGAACCCGGCGTAGATGTCTTTCAGCCGGACGAGCCGAGTGCGGTACTCGCGATGGATGACGGCGTCGAGCAGCCGACAAACTTCGCGATAGTCTTGCGCGGCCGAAGCATCGGGATCGACATGCCGCGCGAGCAGCGATTCCAAGTCGCGCTTCGTTACCGGGATGAAGCGCCCTCGTTTGTACTTCGACGTCGGCGAAGCAGCGCCGGCCGTATGCTCGGCGGCAGCGGCGACATGTTTCGGGACAGGAAGCATGAGGGGGAAAGTCAGAAGTCAGAAGTCAGAAGTCAGAAGTAAAAACCGGAACCAAGAAAAACGATCGTTCTTCATTTCGTTATTCATCCAGCTGAATCGGTGGCGGGCTTTTGGCGTCGGGGCCCATGAAGCGGTTGAGGTCGATGCCGCCGCGTTGTTCTTCTTCGACCAGCTTTAAGCGCGCTTCGACTCGTTCGAGGCGGCGCTGCATGAGCGGGATCAAATGTTTCTGTTCGTCGATGCGCTGCGCTCGGGCCACGGAGGGATAGTTGAGGTGCCGTTGCAGCGCGGCGAAGAGGAGCAGGGGGTCTTTGCGCCGATTCGCGAGCGCGATCCGTCCTTCCTTCTCGCCGAAGAGAATCGGCTTCTCCGGCCCATCGGCGTCGAAGCCTTGCGCTTGGCGGGCTTTGTGGTAGTGTTCGCTACGCAGATAGAGCAGGTCGGCGAAGTCGACGACGCCGACTTGCCGGCGCACGTTCAAGATCCAATCTTGCCACGCGGCATCGTAGATCGGGTCGCGCGAGACCGCTTCCAAGCCTCGATCGTAGCCGAGCCGATTGCGGGCGATCGATTCGAATTGGTAGACGAACGACGCTTGCGGCGTCGCCCCTTGTCCGCGGAAGGCGGCTTCGAGCCGGAGGATTTCCAGCGCGGTGCGGAAGTCGAACCGGCCTCCTTCCCGTTCCGCTTCCGAAACGACGTAAGTCTGAAACGGCGTGAAGTAGTGGCCGAGCAGCTTCATGCCCGTGCTGAGGGCTCCGGTATGCTTGAGTTCGGCGGTGAGGAAGCCGATCGCCTTCGGCAGGTTTGTCGTCGAGAGAATCTCTTCCTGAATCGAGGCGAGCAGGTCTTGGATCGACGAAGACTCTTCGAGCCGCTCCGAAAGCGAGCGGAAAAGATAAGCCTGCTCGATGTATTCGTCCCGTTCCAGCATGTCGCATTCCGATAACTAGTTGCGATCGTTACCGTCGGCCCGTCGTTGGCGGCATTTCGCTCGCTTCCCCTCATTGTAACCGCCGGCCGCGCTTCTCGGCCGGCGGAGACCTGTCGTAATGGGAAGCGAAACCTATAATTAGATGTCTACGAACCAGGGCCGGCGCGGTAACCGCCGGCGTAGCCGAGCGCACCGCGTACGAAAACTCGGACGCGAACGCTCAGAAGGGAACCAGCCGTGGCCGACGAATATTCGAGCATCGAAGCGGTCGTCGAAGCGATCGCGCGGGGCGAGGTCGTGATCGTGGTCGACGCGGAGGATCGCGAGAACGAGGGAGACTTCGTGTGCGCGGCCGAGAAGATCACGCCCGAGATCGTGAACTTCATGATCACGCACGGCCGTGGGCAAGTTTGCATTCCGGTGCTGCCCGACGTGTGCGAGCGGCTCAAGCTTTCGATGATGGTCGAGACGAACACCGCGCCGCACGGCACGGCCTTCACCGTGCCGATCGACCATCGCACGAATAAGACCGGCATCACCGCGCAAGAACGGGCCGCGACGGTCGCGGCCGTGATCGACCCGAAAAGCGTGCCGGGCGATTTCGCGCGGCCGGGGCATATGTTTCCGTTGTTGGCGCGCGAAGGGGGGGTGCTCCGCAGGGCGGGGCATACCGAAGCGGCGATCGATCTTGCGCGGCTCGCCAACGTGTTTCCCGCCGGCGTGCTGTGCGAAATTCTCGACGTGAACGGCAATCGGGCCGACAGCGCGCACTTGTTTCGCTTGGCGCGCGAGTTCGATCTGGAGATCATCACGATCGAGCAGTTAATCCGCTATCGTCGGCACAGCGAGAAGCTCGTCTTCCGCAACGCCGACGCCCTACTGCCGACGAAGTACGGCGACGGGCGGATCATCGCTTACGGCGTGAAGTATGAAACGCAGGAGCCGTTGGCGTTCGTGATGGGAGACCTGACGAAGGTGGATGCGCCGCTCGTGCGGATGCACTCGTCGTGCTTTACCGGCGACTTGCTCGCCTCGCTACGCTGCGACTGCGGCGACCAACTTCACATGGCGCTACAGATGATCAGCGACCACGGGGCCGGCGTGCTGGTTTATCTGCCGCAAGAAGGGCGGGGCATCGGGATCGTCGAGAAGATCAAAGCCTACGCGCTGCAAGACCAGGGGCACGACACGGTCGATGCCAACCTCATCTTGGGGCATAAGGTCGACTCGCGGGAGTATGGAGTCGGCATTCAGATCTTGAAGGATCTGGGGCTCACGAAGATCCGCCTGCTCACGAACAACCCGAAGAAGATCGACGCATTTCTTTCGGGAAGCTTCGACCTACAAGTGGTCGACCAGATCCCGATCGTTCCGCCGGTGCATGAGCACAACGCGAAGTACCTAGCGACGAAACGCGACAAGCTGGGGCATACGCTGCCGGGGAAGCCGTAGCGTGTGATCCTATTCACTCGCTACATAATACCGAGGATCCGATCGTATTCGCTATGCGGGCCGATCCAAAACCAAGTGATGGTGTCCCCGTTCATGTTTCCGAGAGCTCGATAGCCGATACCGACTCGCACCGAATAAATAGGACGCGAGTCATGGATTCTTTTGAAACGCAGACTTGTATGGTATGGGTCTTCACGGAATAAAGAGTATGCAGCCTGCGCTTGCCTATGAATTGAAAGCGGAAGTCTCGCAAGAAGTTCACGAAACTTCTTATTCGTGCGAGAGGTCATAGCTGGTCCGGGTCGAGCGGGAGCGTTTCACCACGGAGAAATTCCGCGTTAGCTTCCTCCGCTAACTTTATCAACTTGTCCGAAGTGGCAGCGATCTTGCGATCGAATTCGTCTTCTGCGGCCAATTCGGCCAGAAGACGTGACGCAATCATGTCTTGCTCTTCGGGCGAGAGTTTCGAGGCTTCGTTGAAGGCTTGCTGCAGTAGATCGGTCATGGCGCATGCTCCTTACTACCCATCGTACCCTATGCGTCAAGGGTGGGCGATGTCGTCGTTAGGCTGCATCGCTTGCGGGTTCGCGAAACCGCAAGCGAGATAACGATCGTAAAGCAGAAACCGTCGCCGGTTACTACAGCCGGCCTGCGATCAGCGAGCCGTTGTGGCCGCCGAAGCCGAAGCTGTTCGACATGATGATGTCGACCCGCTTTTCCTTGGGCTTGTTCGGAGTGTAGTCGAGGTCGCAACCTTCGTCGGGATTGTCGAGGTTGATCGTCGGCGGAATCAAGCTATCGCGGATCGCGAGCAAGCTCAGCACCAGCTCGACGCCGCCGCTCGCACCCAACAAGTGGCCGAGTTGGCTCTTCGTGCTCGAGATGCTGACCTTCTTCGCCGCCGGGCCGAAGATCGACTTGATAGCGACCGTTTCGGCTTTGTCGCCAAGCGGCGTGCTGGTGCCGTGAGCGTTGATGTAGTCGATCTTGTCCGCGGTGAGGCCGGCATCGCGGAGCGCGTATTCCATCGACTTCGCCGCGCCGATTCCGTTTTCGTCGGGCTGCGTGATGTGGCCGCCGTCGGAGCTGATTCCATAGCCGAGAATTTCGGCATAGATATTCGCACCGCGAGCCTTCGCGTGTTCGAGCTCTTCGAGCACGAGCACACCGGCCCCTTCCGAGAGTACGAAGCCGTCGCGATCGCGGTCCCAGGGGCGGCTGGCCTGGGTGGGTGCGTCGTGGCGTTCGGAGAGGGCGCGCATATTCGCGAAGCCGCTGATGCTCATCGGCGTGAGCGCCGCTTCGGAACCGCCGGTGATCATGACGTCGGCGTGGTCGTACCGGACGGCGCGGAAAGCGTCGCCGATGGCATTGGCTGCGCTGGCGCAGGCCGTCGCAATGGCGCAGCTCGGGCCCTTCAATCCGTAATTGATCGAAACGTGCCCGGCGGCGGCGTTGGCCATCAGCTTAGGAATCGTGAAGGCCGACACACGGTCGGGGCCTTTCTCGATCAGTCGGCTATGCTGCTCTTCGATCTCGTTGAGCCCGCCGATGCCGGAACCGATGATCGCGCCGCAGCGAAACGGATCTTCCTTGGAGAAATCGAGGCCCGATTCGCGCACCGCATCCATCGCGGCCACCATCGCAAATTGGGTGAACCGATCGATGCGCTTGGCATCCTTCAGGCTGACGTATCCCTCGGTCGACCAATTCCGAACTTCCCCTGCGAAGCGAACTTTGAAGCCCGTGACATCGAACAGGGTGATCGGGCCGATGCCGCTCTCACCCGCCAAGATCCGCTTCCAAAGATCCTCGACTTTGCAGCTTAAGCCCGTGACGGCGCCGAGGCCGGTGACGACGACTCGGCGTTTCATTTATTCGCGTTGCCCTGAGATTGTTCGATGTAGTCGATCGCTTGACCGACGGTTTGGATTTTTTCGGCAGCGTCGTCCGGGATGTTGATGTCGAACTCTTCTTCGAGCTCCATCACCAATTCCACGGTGTCGAGCGAGTCTGCGCCGAGGTCGTTGACGAACGACGTCTCACGCGAGACTTGGTCTTTATTGACGCCTAGCTGCTCCGAAACGATATCGATAACTCGTTCTGTGACTGAGGCCACCTTCGGGTCCCTCCACCGCGCTAAATACATTCTAGACAAAATTTCAAAACGGGACCGCATCGGCGGTCACGCTGTTTTTCTTTGGACTGATTCTAAACGGAAAGTCGCTCGCTGCTTAGCCCTTCGTTCGCTTCCTCGACCCGAATTCAGGATCGAGCCGGGGCCACGATCGCCGTATTGTCGTCGAGGCCCGATCTGCAGGAGATCAAAACAGGCCGACGGCAGCAAAATGCCCAGTTTCGCCGTTACGACGAAAATGGAGGGTTTCCGTAAAGAAGGTCAAGATATACCGACTTTTCCTACCGGTGTCTATACATACCGCCGGTTCCGCAACATCGCCGGAGGAGCCCCGATGATCGGCAGGGCATTGTCAGCAGGTCATTCCGCCGTCGACGATGAGAAGCTGCCCGGTCACGTACGAACTCGACGGCGCAGCGAGGAAGAGAACCGCATTGGCGATATCTTCCCCCTTGCCGAGCCGTTTGGCGGGAATCCGCTTTTGCACTTCGTCCAAGATCGCATCCCCGAGCGCCGCGGTCATATCGCTTTCGATAAATCCAGGAGCGATCGCGTTGACCGTCACCTTGCGGCCGGCGAGCTCGCGAGCCACGGTGCGGGTGAAGCCGTGCAGAGCGGCCTTCGAGGCCGAGTAGTTGGCCTGGCCCGGGTTACCGATCACGGCCCCGGAAACGCTCGCCATGTTGATGATCCGTCCGTAGCGGCCGGTCATCATCACGCGGCTGGCGGCGCGGGTAAAGAGAAACGTGCCGCGCAAGTTCGTATTGATGACTTCGTCCCATTGCTCATCGCTCATGCGAGGGAGCAGGGTGTCGCGGGTAATGCCGGCGTTGTTGACGATGATCTGCAAGCCGCCGAACTTCTCGACGACCTTGTCGACCACGGCATCGACGTTCGTGCCGTTCGTCACGTCGCACTCGAACGCTTCGGCCGAGCCCCCGGCGGCGACGACGGCGTCGACCGTTTCCTTGAGCTTGTCCACGGTGCGCGCGATGCACGCCACGTTGGCTCCCGCTTTGCCGAGGGCCAGTGCGATCGTTCGCCCCAGGCCGCGCGAGGCACCCGTGACGATGGCCGTTTGGCCCTTGAGGTCGACAGTCAATTCACCGGTCGGTGCTTCGGGACGTGCCATGGGAAGACTCGGAGTATTGGTCAGGGGGCAGTGGGAAAAGTCAGAAGTCAGAAGTCAAAATGCAAAACTACATGACCACTTCTCACTTTTGCATTTTGCATTTTAACTTTTGACTTCTCTTTATTTTTCTTCGCTTCCTTCGCAGGCGATCTTGCGGTCGATTCGTTTCAGCAGGCCGCGCAATACGCGCCCCGGCCCGACCTCGTAGAACTTGTCGCAACCCTCGGCGAGCAGGTAACGTATCGAATCTTCCCAACGAACCGGCGAAACGACTTGCCGGATCAGCAGGCGGCGAATCTCTTCGGGATCGTCGTGCGGCAAGGCATCGACGTTGGAGACGACCGGAATGCGCGGCTTCCGCAGCGGTACGTTGCCGAGCGCGTCGGTCAGTTTTTCGACCGCGCTTTGCATGATCGAGGTGTGAAACGCTCCGGCGACGGCCAGCGGAATCGCCTTCATCGCTCCCAGTTTCGGCGCGAGTTCGGCGGCCCGTTCGCAGGCTGCGCGCGTTCCGGAGACGACGATATTGCCGGGGCAAAGCAAGTTCGCGATTTCGAGCGTTTCGCCGGCTCGGGCCTGTGCGCAAAGCTCTTCGACTTGCGCTCGCTCCAAGCCGAGAATGCTCACCATGCCGCTCGCTTGCGCATCGGCCGCGGCTTGCATCGCCGTGCCGCGGGCATGCACGAGCTTCAGCCCGTCGTCGAACGACATCACGTCGGCGAAGACCAAGGCCGTGTACTCGCCGAGGCTCAAGCCTGCCGCCGCTTGGCAACCGGCGACCACCTCGGGCTGCGTGGCGCGTAGCGACTCGATCGCAGCCATGCTCGCGACGAAGAGCGCAGGCTGGCTGCGCACCGTACTGTCGAGCTCTTCGGCAGGCCCTGTGAAGCAGAGCTTCGCGAGATCGTAGCCGAGAATGTCTCCCGCGCGGGCGAACATATCGCGAGCGGCGGGGAGCGACTCGCAAAGGGCCTGGCCCATCCCGACGGTTTGAGCACCTTGGCCCGGAAACAAAAAAGCGATTTTGCTCACGGCACGAAGGTCCTCAACGCGGGCGAAGTCTGACTCGGGCGGCCCTTATTCGGCGGCGTCGTCGGTTTCGACGACGGTACGGCCCATATAATAGCCGCAATTCGGGCAGATGACGTGCGAAGGGATCGCCGTGCTGCACTTAGGGCAGTAATGCAACTGCTTAGGCTTCTTCTGATCGTGAGCACGGCGCGAGCCGGTCTTCTGATTGCTCTGACGGCGCTTTGGGACGGCCATGGAACCAACCGATACAAATAGGTCTACAATCTGGGAAACCAACGATCGTAAAGGGGGCCGGACGGAGTGTCAAGGCGGTCCCG encodes the following:
- a CDS encoding DUF3754 domain-containing protein, with the translated sequence MLPVPKHVAAAAEHTAGAASPTSKYKRGRFIPVTKRDLESLLARHVDPDASAAQDYREVCRLLDAVIHREYRTRLVRLKDIYAGFDPDVDVHSLSRYTPQDAKTLSAELFTSARVLLEKANFRVLPRNEVDAAVGAVSPWGLNLRVDLDIFAHLEVWARGDKIDHRTGRSWRTWFKLHHYRIPLYQRLMIIFQPHAHDLDDSGYVQDRIYLKLFKNIPEGDVDMVLPGTQVRMTMLDQGKIVFPLISGLVVTAWKIIKGALLVAAVGIYGLLAYLMLLIGTIGYGWRSFFGYKRTKEKYQLNLTQNLYYQKLDGDWGAFLRLCDEAEDQEYREALTAWFLLWRQAPHDGWTMDELDRSAERLLQAELKRDVDFDVSDAVDKLIRWEMLDVQSDGRLTARSAGLVIEALQERLEPPHRG
- the ribA gene encoding GTP cyclohydrolase II: MADEYSSIEAVVEAIARGEVVIVVDAEDRENEGDFVCAAEKITPEIVNFMITHGRGQVCIPVLPDVCERLKLSMMVETNTAPHGTAFTVPIDHRTNKTGITAQERAATVAAVIDPKSVPGDFARPGHMFPLLAREGGVLRRAGHTEAAIDLARLANVFPAGVLCEILDVNGNRADSAHLFRLAREFDLEIITIEQLIRYRRHSEKLVFRNADALLPTKYGDGRIIAYGVKYETQEPLAFVMGDLTKVDAPLVRMHSSCFTGDLLASLRCDCGDQLHMALQMISDHGAGVLVYLPQEGRGIGIVEKIKAYALQDQGHDTVDANLILGHKVDSREYGVGIQILKDLGLTKIRLLTNNPKKIDAFLSGSFDLQVVDQIPIVPPVHEHNAKYLATKRDKLGHTLPGKP
- the rpmF gene encoding 50S ribosomal protein L32 → MAVPKRRQSNQKTGSRRAHDQKKPKQLHYCPKCSTAIPSHVICPNCGYYMGRTVVETDDAAE
- the fabD gene encoding ACP S-malonyltransferase codes for the protein MSKIAFLFPGQGAQTVGMGQALCESLPAARDMFARAGDILGYDLAKLCFTGPAEELDSTVRSQPALFVASMAAIESLRATQPEVVAGCQAAAGLSLGEYTALVFADVMSFDDGLKLVHARGTAMQAAADAQASGMVSILGLERAQVEELCAQARAGETLEIANLLCPGNIVVSGTRAACERAAELAPKLGAMKAIPLAVAGAFHTSIMQSAVEKLTDALGNVPLRKPRIPVVSNVDALPHDDPEEIRRLLIRQVVSPVRWEDSIRYLLAEGCDKFYEVGPGRVLRGLLKRIDRKIACEGSEEK
- a CDS encoding acyl carrier protein, translating into MASVTERVIDIVSEQLGVNKDQVSRETSFVNDLGADSLDTVELVMELEEEFDINIPDDAAEKIQTVGQAIDYIEQSQGNANK
- the fabF gene encoding beta-ketoacyl-ACP synthase II, whose product is MKRRVVVTGLGAVTGLSCKVEDLWKRILAGESGIGPITLFDVTGFKVRFAGEVRNWSTEGYVSLKDAKRIDRFTQFAMVAAMDAVRESGLDFSKEDPFRCGAIIGSGIGGLNEIEEQHSRLIEKGPDRVSAFTIPKLMANAAAGHVSINYGLKGPSCAIATACASAANAIGDAFRAVRYDHADVMITGGSEAALTPMSISGFANMRALSERHDAPTQASRPWDRDRDGFVLSEGAGVLVLEELEHAKARGANIYAEILGYGISSDGGHITQPDENGIGAAKSMEYALRDAGLTADKIDYINAHGTSTPLGDKAETVAIKSIFGPAAKKVSISSTKSQLGHLLGASGGVELVLSLLAIRDSLIPPTINLDNPDEGCDLDYTPNKPKEKRVDIIMSNSFGFGGHNGSLIAGRL
- the fabG gene encoding 3-oxoacyl-[acyl-carrier-protein] reductase, producing the protein MARPEAPTGELTVDLKGQTAIVTGASRGLGRTIALALGKAGANVACIARTVDKLKETVDAVVAAGGSAEAFECDVTNGTNVDAVVDKVVEKFGGLQIIVNNAGITRDTLLPRMSDEQWDEVINTNLRGTFLFTRAASRVMMTGRYGRIINMASVSGAVIGNPGQANYSASKAALHGFTRTVARELAGRKVTVNAIAPGFIESDMTAALGDAILDEVQKRIPAKRLGKGEDIANAVLFLAAPSSSYVTGQLLIVDGGMTC